One Acidicapsa ligni genomic region harbors:
- a CDS encoding TrbI/VirB10 family protein produces MLRPRQVTMAFATFAATFAMLSLAVTSWGQTSVNSDAADSVAAPVATDPVSGVPFSGVQARQTIDSSARSVTPPKPTYTVPAGTKVLLQLRSAINTKSAKPGDGVYLESTFPVVVGTRVMIPAGVYVQGVVDNVIRGGRVKGRAQLNMHFTSIIFPNGTVVEIPGIINSLPGASKQTVNGEGNIQENGNKGRDVGNAAKIGLEGAGIGTIGGAATGHPLEGLAIGSLGGAAVGAAVALFTRGDDINIENGTPVEMMLQRPLILEQQNLATSVPEGAQTPGFVPTGNQQRPLNKPVIPRAYLLCPPGSLGCQ; encoded by the coding sequence GTGCTTAGACCAAGACAAGTCACAATGGCGTTTGCAACCTTTGCCGCAACCTTCGCAATGCTCAGCTTGGCGGTTACCAGTTGGGGTCAGACGTCTGTGAATTCAGATGCAGCGGACTCGGTAGCTGCACCCGTTGCCACGGATCCTGTTTCGGGAGTTCCGTTTTCTGGAGTTCAGGCGAGGCAGACGATTGATTCCAGCGCCCGCTCAGTTACCCCACCCAAGCCAACCTATACCGTGCCCGCAGGAACAAAAGTGCTGCTCCAACTGCGGAGCGCCATTAATACCAAGAGCGCCAAGCCCGGCGACGGCGTCTACCTGGAATCAACTTTTCCTGTAGTTGTCGGTACCCGGGTCATGATCCCGGCGGGAGTATATGTTCAGGGCGTAGTCGATAACGTGATACGCGGAGGTCGCGTGAAGGGCCGGGCGCAGCTAAATATGCATTTCACGTCGATTATCTTTCCGAACGGCACTGTAGTCGAAATTCCGGGGATCATCAACAGCCTGCCGGGGGCGAGCAAACAAACGGTTAATGGTGAAGGAAATATCCAGGAGAACGGCAACAAGGGACGCGACGTGGGTAACGCAGCCAAAATCGGGTTGGAAGGCGCAGGAATTGGGACAATCGGCGGAGCTGCAACCGGCCATCCGTTGGAAGGACTGGCGATTGGAAGTCTGGGTGGGGCAGCGGTGGGCGCGGCTGTAGCGTTGTTTACCCGAGGAGACGACATCAACATCGAGAATGGGACTCCCGTGGAGATGATGCTTCAACGACCGCTGATATTGGAGCAACAGAATCTTGCAACCAGCGTTCCTGAAGGGGCGCAGACTCCTGGTTTCGTACCGACAGGCAATCAGCAGCGGCCGCTGAATAAGCCGGTGATTCCTCGCGCCTATTTGCTATGCCCTCCCGGAAGTTTGGGATGTCAGTGA
- the lepB gene encoding signal peptidase I, whose protein sequence is MNDEPQAGPAQQLSDSHDGHPANLPSPNPPSRVSGWKLWMRDLLISSAASVMIITFLYQPVRVEGTSMLPRLVDQDRLFINKFVYHFEAIEHGDVVVFRYPRDLSKSYIKRVIAVSGDRLSIDRGQVYVNDKLLSEPYVPEEFHDNRSLDPMIVPAGEYFVMGDHRSISSDSREFGPVRKDLIYGKAEFVYWPRQDVGVVH, encoded by the coding sequence ATGAACGATGAACCTCAGGCTGGGCCTGCTCAGCAGCTCTCCGATTCTCACGATGGACATCCCGCGAACCTCCCTTCGCCAAATCCGCCAAGCCGCGTCTCTGGCTGGAAACTGTGGATGCGGGATTTACTCATCTCCTCTGCCGCTTCTGTGATGATCATTACCTTCCTCTATCAGCCGGTTCGCGTGGAAGGTACCAGCATGTTGCCGCGGCTTGTTGATCAGGACCGGTTGTTCATCAACAAGTTCGTTTATCACTTCGAAGCGATTGAGCACGGCGATGTCGTGGTGTTCCGCTATCCCCGCGATTTGAGTAAAAGTTATATCAAGCGGGTGATTGCCGTTTCAGGAGATCGCTTGTCGATCGATCGTGGTCAGGTCTACGTAAATGACAAGTTGCTAAGTGAGCCGTATGTGCCCGAAGAATTTCACGACAACCGATCACTCGATCCCATGATTGTCCCTGCAGGCGAATACTTTGTGATGGGCGATCATCGTTCGATCTCCAGTGACAGCAGGGAATTCGGCCCGGTCAGGAAGGACCTCATCTACGGCAAGGCGGAATTCGTGTACTGGCCGCGGCAGGATGTCGGAGTCGTTCACTAG
- a CDS encoding efflux RND transporter permease subunit — protein sequence MLEFADFMLHERGLSVATVELRWLLKYNFSVAVAIGYIALFGIAVETGVVMVVYLHEALESRKQAGRPLTNQDVQDAAIEGAVHRLRPKLMTVCAVLASLVPILWESGIGSDVMKPIAAPIVGGMITSTIHVLILVPVPSS from the coding sequence ATGCTTGAGTTCGCCGATTTCATGCTTCACGAACGAGGACTATCGGTGGCGACAGTTGAGCTACGCTGGTTGCTCAAGTACAACTTCAGCGTCGCCGTCGCAATAGGTTATATCGCGCTCTTTGGCATCGCGGTAGAGACTGGAGTAGTCATGGTCGTCTACCTCCATGAAGCACTCGAAAGCAGAAAACAAGCTGGAAGGCCATTGACGAATCAGGACGTGCAGGATGCTGCCATCGAGGGCGCTGTCCATCGTCTCCGGCCAAAGCTCATGACCGTCTGTGCGGTCCTTGCCAGCTTGGTTCCTATCCTCTGGGAATCCGGCATCGGCTCCGATGTGATGAAACCCATTGCCGCACCCATCGTTGGGGGCATGATTACCTCAACAATCCATGTCTTGATTTTGGTGCCCGTTCCTTCGTCATGA
- a CDS encoding acyltransferase family protein — MAGMVLVTNAGSWSYVYWPLKHADWNGLTPTDMIFPSFLFLVGISMTFSFIKRRNQGETPAKTCIHIVQRSVLLIFIGLFLNCFDLFQLPDLRIPGVLQRIGLCYLLGGLLYLFISGCRPVRRMGMLITVVVLLPAVYWMLQTLMPVPGYGAGRLDPVGTLSAYLDRAVFTTKHLWHWGGPGQVWDPEGLLTTLPAMANLLLGILAGEWLRSPSLKANSASRKVVGMVVLGVALMLIAIALNPLIPINKKIWTPSFVLFSGGFSFLALALLHWLIDLKGWRKGLAPSLIFGSNAILGFALANILNPMIGLVKFHDSTGSLMTIPGVIFQAFATFLDPWSASLVYALLFTLLIGVILWAFYHKRIFIKL, encoded by the coding sequence GTGGCCGGAATGGTGCTTGTCACCAACGCCGGTTCCTGGAGCTACGTTTACTGGCCGCTGAAGCATGCTGACTGGAATGGTTTGACTCCGACGGACATGATTTTTCCGTCCTTCTTATTCCTGGTCGGCATATCGATGACCTTTTCCTTTATAAAGCGCCGCAACCAGGGCGAAACTCCAGCCAAAACTTGCATACACATCGTTCAGCGAAGCGTGTTGCTGATTTTCATTGGTTTATTTCTCAATTGCTTTGACCTTTTTCAACTACCTGACCTCAGAATTCCCGGCGTATTACAGCGGATAGGCCTCTGTTATCTTCTCGGCGGCCTCTTATATCTTTTCATTTCTGGCTGTCGGCCCGTTCGTCGCATGGGCATGCTTATCACCGTGGTAGTCCTATTGCCAGCGGTGTACTGGATGCTTCAGACTCTGATGCCAGTTCCTGGTTACGGAGCAGGACGGCTTGATCCGGTAGGCACACTTAGCGCGTATTTAGACCGAGCGGTTTTTACGACGAAACATCTCTGGCACTGGGGTGGACCCGGTCAAGTGTGGGACCCCGAAGGCCTGCTCACAACGTTACCTGCGATGGCCAATCTGCTGCTTGGCATTCTCGCTGGGGAGTGGCTCCGAAGCCCCAGTCTAAAGGCAAATTCAGCAAGCCGCAAAGTCGTGGGCATGGTGGTTTTGGGCGTAGCACTGATGCTGATCGCCATCGCGTTGAATCCGCTTATTCCGATTAACAAGAAAATCTGGACGCCCAGTTTTGTGCTTTTTAGTGGTGGCTTCAGCTTTTTGGCGCTGGCACTGCTGCACTGGCTCATCGATCTGAAAGGGTGGCGTAAAGGACTGGCCCCCTCACTCATTTTTGGATCAAACGCAATTCTTGGTTTCGCACTGGCGAACATCCTCAATCCCATGATTGGGCTGGTTAAATTTCATGATTCTACGGGCAGCCTAATGACCATTCCTGGCGTAATCTTTCAGGCGTTCGCCACATTTCTCGATCCGTGGAGCGCATCACTGGTGTATGCCTTACTTTTTACGCTGCTAATCGGCGTCATTCTGTGGGCGTTTTACCACAAACGTATTTTCATTAAGCTTTAG